The DNA region tttgacatttttcagtttttattatatttattttttaattgaaaaaaatgtCATGGATTACTTAACTGCAACCATAAGAGAGAATCCTTCCTGGGGAAAAAAACTTGGATCCACTCTGCAACTGGATCCCTAATTACTTAACTAATAATTAAAATTGCTATGGTTTCTGGAAACACCAATCATACAATCTCAAGTTAAACTCGTCAGTTTTATATTGTATGAAAAAAGTTGGGTGAAAGACAATTTTCTACAATTATGGCATTCATAAACAGTTAGATTTTATAGATACCAGCCACAGTCTTCTACAATTTGGTCTTTCATATCAGTGTATACATCATCAATACCAAAAGACAGTTTTGCATCACCCTAACTAAacttaaaaaagaaataaacaTGAGCTTCACCATATCATTCATAGCCTGTCTCATGACCGGACAACAACCAAAATTGACACAGCACACAAACTAGACCTACTTGATGCAAAACAATTTAAAGGGTATGTAATTGACATGCAGTGCAACTGACACATCTTCAGTCACATATGATTCCTTGAGTCTTCTTAACTGGTATCAGACTTGTCCAGAGCTGCAACCAAATGTATGATCAGTACAAAACAAATGATAACCAGAAAACTGAACACAAAAAGAATAATAGAGCGATCAGAAATTACTGTTGTAATTCAGCAGCTTCTCGATGAGGTCAACATGGGTCATAAGCATGCGCCTACAACAATATCGAACTAGACCCAAAGCATCCAATGCATCTCTGTAATCCATCATTATATCAATATTATTATACTGATATTAAAAGTAACATCTGTCAAGAGGTAGACACTAAAAAGCCAGCAGCAATCAATtatggccccgtttggaagagcttatttgatagcataagctcttatgtaagtgtttgggagagcttatgcaaacagcttacgacctaccataagctgttttgagcttattttcataagttgttcaagataacttatgaaaaagagcttatgcttatatatagcttgttttcaatttatttcgataaaatttttaaaatagcttgtgaataagcgtttaattaagctgtgtttcGAGACGGACCTATATCCATACACAACAGTACCTAACATCCCTTAAAAGATGATCACATTTTGAAAAGTTATGCCAAATGCAAACAAATCCTTAGTCTCTTATCAAATATAAATTGGAAAAACTAACACATAAATTGGAAAAGAAAGGGGTTGGGGTACTCACCCTTCACTGTAATCAGACTGCAGAAGATCCAGATAGGGATCCCATTTGTTTCCGATGACCTAAACAGGAGAAAAAGGAAACAATTGAGTGTAAAATTAAcgaaaaaccctaaaccctaaaaccgttAAAAAGGGGAAAAGTGTTGAAGTTTTGATAATGAGATGCAGTGAAAGAATGAAGAAATAGAGTAATGGCGGAAGTGAAGACCTTTCCACAGGTGAAACAACGGACGGGGATGATCATCTTCCTCAGCAGATTGTTGCCTCCGCTGCGTTCTCTTCTTCGCCGCTCACAACAGGAGAGAATTTGACTCTTCTTTGACTTTTATGTAGGAAGTGAGGTAAAAGAGAGAATGAATATATATAAGGTCGAAAATATGATTTTGATTTATGGAATAGAATCTAAATAACAAATTTGTTTTGGACAATTGTAATTAGATAATAAATTATTTGgtgtaaaaataaataaatattttaaaataatcatttttatatataagCTTAAAAGTTAAAGCATCTAGGTTTTTATGGGGTTCTTACGAAAAGATTCATACTGCATTAAGAAATAATTTGAAGAATATCCGAGAAAATACAAGATTGGATGCACGCATATAGAGACACATTCTAAACCGTGTTATCATGATTAAGGGAAAACTTGACCAAAGTGTGAGACACATTATTAGCTCCCCTGTAAACACGAgtgaaataaaagaagaaaattgagTTGTCAAGTTCTTGACCTCATGCATTATCAAACCCTTGTAAGATAAGGTGTGATATATGCGTGCCAACTATGTCTTCCAAGGTGTTCCGTTTGATCTCAGGTTCATGGTGCCTATGGCGATGAAGACAAAACTCGACTACGCTCACATTTTGCGTGTGCTTCAGGAACCGGTGGCGGGTGGTACCAGACACTACGAGGTGGTCCAAATTGGTTGGGTGCCGCCGTTAGAGTCTTGGTTCAAATGCAACACTGATGGTTCTGTTCGTGGTGCAGCTAGCTCGGCGGGTTGTGGGGGAGTTTGTCGTGATTTGTTGGGCAACTGGATCTTTGGGTTCTGCCGCAATATGGGTTCCTCCAACGTTCTATGGGTAGAGCTTTGTGCTATGTTTACCATGATTATGTTGACCTGGGACCGAGGTTTGCGCAGGATTGTGGTGGAGAGCGACTCTCAAGTTGCAGTGAATTTGGTGAATGAGGGGTGTGCTGTTATTCATCCGTATGTGTCCCTCGTTAACTAAATTCGTGTTTGTTCGGCAAGGGCTTGGGATGTAGTTTGTGTTCATGTCCGGCGTGAGGCGAATCAAGTTGCTGATTGTCTTGCTAGTGCTTCTCATGTGCTGGGTCTGGGGCTGCATTGCTATGAGTCTCCACCCCCTAGTTGTTTGAATTTCTTGTTATTTAATTGAATTAGAATCACTTTCCATCGCTCTATTTCAGTGTAGTTTCTTTCTGTTTTTGGGTCTAGCCctccttgtaaaaaaaaaaatatgtgccATGAAATTATGTgtctatattttatatatatatatatattaaatatcttAACTCTTATCAATTCATTTGAGATGATGATGATCTAATCCGTTTAAAATGGATTAAGATTCTCTTAAGAGTGTCTTGTTATaccctaatttaattatttgacaACACGACGAAACGTTGTATGAAAGGAAAGAGACTGTTCAGAGTCCAGTTCAGCCAAATGATTGCGTGACGGTTGAAGCAAGTAACACCAAAACTCAACGAACAAATTGAaaagttttcaatttcaattttcaatccCATAATCTGAGCAGGGTTGGAAGAAAATGGCATCGGAACCTGGTCAAACCCCCAATCCATCTTGGTTCACGCCCAAAAGGTGCTTCATCTCTTCCTCTTCAAGCTAATTCAACAAACCCTAGTTTTCCATTCCCCTTTCTTTCTATGTGTGTGATTGATTTCAATTTTCAGGCTTCTTTTGATATTCTGTGTGATTAACACGATCAACTATGTGGATCGAGGAGCTATAGCCAGCAACGGTGTCAATGGAGCACTTCCAACTTGCACTGACGACTCTGGTGTTTGTACTGCCGGTAGTGGAATTCAGTATGCTCTTTCTCTCTTAACCTTTCTATTTCGAAGCTCCTTTGTTTTGTTACCGTCTTCATCTTATGGTTGCATGGTTTTTTTAGGGGGGATTTTAACTTGAACAATTTTCAAGATGGGGTCCTGTCATCTGCATTTATGGTTGGACTTCTAATTGCGTCTCCAATTTTCGCTTCTCTGGCCAAAAGGTGAGCAGCTTCATGTTGCTCCTGACTGTTTTCATATTTATGCATTAGCCATGATATAAAATGTCCTAAGTTGTTTTTACTTGATATGATGTAGAGGCTAGTATTTGTAGGTTTACATGTTTGCTGAGGGATCTGTAATTAAGTTGCATAGGTCATTAAACAGCCAAAATGAAAATACCAGAAGATCCTCGATATCCAGGGGTTGTTTTAATGACTTAATATGTGGTGAAATTCTTGAGTCTCTTGGTTGAGTTCTATAAAACAATTTGAATATTAGCTATGGTTAAGTATTCCGCATTCGGAAAACATTGCAAGACTTTCTCTTACAGCCTTACAGGTAGGATTTGAGGGGGAGAGATTAATCATCCCAAAAACTTAAGTTGTTAGGTCACTATAGGCCTAAGATGTCATGATTGCATGGATCAATATCCATTGTCACATGGAGGAACCGATAATCCCAAAAGCTTGAGGTGTTAGGGCCAGGCTAAGAGTAGATTTTATCTCTGGGAATAAggcaagaaagaaaaaaatcaccAAAGTTCTTGCTGCTAAAGAGTTAAGGTCTACACTTTGGTTACTTGCCTGCTCTTTTGAAATTCATATCACTGCATAACGTGCCTGTATATGGACAACATGGTTCAGTTCCTCCTGGTCGATGTACAGCACCATAAACATTTCGGTTTCTTCTTATTCCCAGTTTGTTTATTCATTAATGTAATGATAGAGGTGTGAAAACTCTAGGAGCAACTGTTCCAGtgcttaaacaattatttctaCTTATACTAAATAAATTAACATTATTTGTACTTCTATGGTTAATATAATCTTAAGGATATAGAAAGGATGACGCTCTTTGGTTTCATATTGCTCCTATGCTGATTTCACATAACCTGCCAATCATATAGAGCTGGTGTTAGTTTGATCAAATGGGATCCAATATTCTTCATCTTGGAAATTTGGAGTTTGGACATTGAAGGGAAATGAATAGCATCAGCTTTAAGACATAACATCTTATTGCATAGCGATCTTAGAGAATCACATAAATGGACAATGACAATTTGAACCTTACATTCATCAGAAAGGCTTAGGCATCTTAGAGTGGGATTAAATATTTGTAGCGTCCTTATTTCTAGTTATTTGAATGGTGATCTAATCCATTATCATGTTTTCAGTCACAGTCCGTTTCGGCTTATTGGTGTTGGGTTGTCCGTTTGGACATTTGCAGTAGCTGGATGTGGAATTTCGTTTGATTTTTGGTCTATTACAATATGCCGAATGTAAGGGTTATTTCAGTGCTTTCAATTTTTCAAGGCCTTAatacttcaccattttctcatTCTATATTTTAAGTCAAGACTGATGTGTTACTCAGGTTAGTTGGTGTGGGTGAGGCTTCCTTCATAAGTCTTGCAGCACCATTCATAGATGACAATGCCCCTGTTGCACAGGTTTGATTTATTTCTCCATTCCTCTTCAGTATTAGCTGAGATTGATTCTCCATGAATGTAGAGTTGCAGCTTTATATTGTCTTTATTGATGACAGAAAACAGCATGGCTTGCTACATTTTACATGTGTATACCAGCTGGAACAGCTCTGGGCTATGTTTATGGTGGAGTTGTAAGATTATTTACTTGTATAATCTAGTTTCATTAAGatgttttttttcttgattCTTTTGTTTGATGATGTGAACTAATGCATTTGATTATACCCATTAATCATGTGTAATTTTCTTGACAAATACATAAAAGTTCAGTCTCAAGAATTGTTGGAACTTCTATTTGTGTTGGTTGAGTTTTTAAGATATCCCCCCAAAAAAGGAAATTTAATCAAAAGAGATAAAAACACCAATGAAACAAAGATACTGTTCTTCATGAATTAAGATTGGTGGTGCTTCTATTGTCTCTGGTGGTGTGCGACCTTGGAAGGCTTCTCAGGCTCGACAGAGTAGTATTGACATGGCAGGGGGTGTACTTGCAAAAGACACTTTGATGCTCAAGCCAGTGAGATTCCAAAGAGAGAATCTCGAAGTCTAAGAAGAACTCAAAGTTTGCATAATGAATAATGCATAAATAAACAACTAAACTTATTTATAGGCTCGGTGTCCGTCGTATTTGTGTAATTGTGCCTGGAA from Lotus japonicus ecotype B-129 chromosome 2, LjGifu_v1.2 includes:
- the LOC130740127 gene encoding DNA-directed RNA polymerases I, II, and III subunit RPABC5, giving the protein MIIPVRCFTCGKVIGNKWDPYLDLLQSDYSEGDALDALGLVRYCCRRMLMTHVDLIEKLLNYNTLDKSDTS